The window atctcgAGATGCCCCCATGATGTGCAGGGATAactgtattatctcatttgatccttaccacaacCCTGTGAAAGTGGGAGcttttattatcccaattttacactGAGGCAAAAAGTTATATCTTGCTCAGAGGcagatagctagtaaatatctacggctggatttgaactcaagccttgcTGACACTATACACAATGTCTACAATAATATAGAtagaaaaatctaaaaacaaaataggATGCTGTGTAAAGATGGTGCCCATGCTTGGCACCCCGCAAAGATGTGAGGAACTatgcctccctctcctctttgcAGGATTGAGAGAATGTTGTATAAGAAAAGCATAAAGACGGTTATATATGCTATCAGACACTGTTGATGGGTTggttcatttttccctttcttttttactctttgtTACAATGGATGGATCATTGGGTAGAGGCAGGGGGAGGGATCTATTGGAGtcaagagctgccataaataaaAGCCAAGAGCTGGATCCTTTACTTCTCTCTCGGATTGCCTTGGGGTCTGTTGCCCAGCAGTTCTTTCAGTAGCCAGTAAGTGATCTGGGCACACTTCTGGCATGGTTCCGGTGAGTGGTTCTTGTATGGGTGCTTCACCGCTGCCCGTCTCCCCCATCCTTGGCAGGTGCAGGAACGGTTCCTGGCTGATGGGAACGACAGGCTAAAGTTGGTGGTGCTGCTCTGTGGGGAGGATGATGACAAGGTCCAGAATGCTGCAGCCGGAGCCTTGGCCATGCTGACTGCTGCCCACAAGAAGCTCTGCCACAAGATGACCCAAGTGGTAAGAAGGCCTGACCTGGACAACAAATGGCAGGGGGGTGGACTTCAGGGTTCTCTGTGACTACACCTAGCTCGCTTGGGTTCCAAAAATCATAGATTTGCAGCTAGAAAGGATCTAGCCCTAGtctcttatttttacagatagggaaactgaggcccgtattggttaaggaacttgccaaggtcacacagggaataagtatataacagaatttgaacccaggtttccggactccaaacccagcaccaTATCTGTTGTATTATTTGAGCTTTCTACTCATTATGCTGCTGCCTCAGAAGAGGTCAGACTAGAGATCCAGAAGGCTGGTTCTCTTCCCAAGCCCAGTCTGGACTTTTAGGTGGCCCCTGGGGCACAGAGAGGGGTATTATTGGTATTGTGGTACCATTTGGGCACTGTTGGGAGTGATAATAGAAGAGAGCAAGCTCTAATCTTGATTAAGATGAGGTAGTAGGGGGTTCAGCCAATTGAGAGTTGGATCTAGAGCCGGGagcagacatttcctagctgtgtgatcctggacaagtaacttaaccccaattgcctagcccttacctctctttaaccttggaaacaatacttagtattgcttctaagacagaaggtaagggttaaaaaaaaaaaaaaaagatgaaatagtaGCTGCTATTGTCCCCTCCCCAACGATTGCCCCTGTGGATTCACACACACTAGTGTGTGACTAGAGCTGACATCTCCAAGGGCATCTGGATGGACAGAAGCAAGGAGAACATGAAGGGAAATCTGAGAACATAACTTACACCTTCAGAAGGTAGAACCTTctgctgcccttctgccttacTCTAATAAATGTCCTTATGTCTCTGGTACTCAACattctcctctgtgaaatggggagagAATAGGGAGTGGAGGGCTTAGCTCAGGGAGGTCTTGTCATTGGTCTTAGTTTGACCCCAGGTCCTATTCAGCGGAATGACTTTCCTCCTCTTCCACCCAAGGACATTGCCTGGCATTGATTCTATCTGGACGCTGTACCTAGGTTGTCACAGTCGTAATCCTTATCCTCTTCAGGTTTAGAATTTATTTAGACCCGATCAGGGATTTTGGGAGCTTCCTTTAAGTTTCCCAATAAAAAAGTGCACCTTACCCGGGCAATCGTACATGCTCTTACCTCTCGCCTTGGCCCAATGGCACTCGTTCTAGACGCCCCAGTGGCTGGAGATCCTTCAGCGGCTCTGCCTCCATGATCGTCTATCAGTCCAGCACAGAGGCATCGTCATCGCCTACAATCTGCTGGCCGCTGACCAGCAGCTGGGCAAGAAGCTGGTGGAGAGTGAACTACTGGAGATCCTGACCTTCGTGGGCAAGCAAGAGCCTGATGAGAAGAGGAAACAGGTGGTGGAGGCTGCCAGGGACTGCCTCATCAAGTGTATGGACTATGGCTTCATTAAACCCTTCTCTTAAGCCAGAGGCCTGGAAAGGGGGGAGGCTCAACTGGGCCCTGAGTCCTGGGCACAAGACCAGGGACCCCTGGATCAGCAGGGAGTGGAGAGCAGCCTTCTACCCCTACCACCATGCAGGGATGACTAATGATACAATGGGAACCTGAGTATTTGGGGATATCTGTGTGCCCTGAGCTGTGTCCTGCTGGCTTTTGCCATGTACCCCAAGAAGCCCTGGCTGACCCAGTGCCACCCCGCCATATACACACCTCCTACTACTGTGTCCTATATGAAAGGATAACTCCCCTCTTGAAGGGATCCGAGAGGAGTAATTTGGGAAAGGCTGGGTAGGTTCTTCTTCACCAACTCCAgattaaatgtcttttttatttgCAAATGGGGTGTGTAAGATTGGAACtggaattagattaaataaaGAAGAACGCTTTTGCCTTTGAACTGAATGGAATCCCTTCTTCTTGTACTCTCTGCCCAGATCAGCTCAGTAGTCCAATCCTAGGCTTGCATCCATTACCAACAAATAACAATTCATAGGGTCATGGCTCTCCATCTAGAAAGGACCTTCGAGGACATCCAGggcatctgcctcagtttatagatgaggaaacagaagcccagaaCAATTAAATCCCCTATCCAAGGTCACCCGGAGAGTAAATAGCCCATCCTTCAACTCAGAGCCAAACTTGGCTCTTTCTTACAATAGAAGACATGATTTGACGTCAATTGTAATAAAGCCTTCCTCTAGCTAACATGACTATTGAAAGATGTCATAATgtaatgacaacaaaaaaaaacaataaaatttatatgagaaaagaaaagaaaggtagaaCTAAAACCCACCAAATTTCGGTTGACTAAAttctaaatatatacacatacactgcTCTGAAccagagtaataataatataataatcaataaatgGTTATAAAGCACTCACTACTAAGTAGCTCATTGGATCTTCACAGAGAGACTCATTGAGGTAGTTAGTATAATTATAATggtgctctttaaaaaaaaatcctaacaggggcagctgggtagctcagtggattgagagccagtcctaggttcaaatccggcctcagacacttcccagctgtgtgaccctgggcaagtc is drawn from Gracilinanus agilis isolate LMUSP501 unplaced genomic scaffold, AgileGrace unplaced_scaffold26816, whole genome shotgun sequence and contains these coding sequences:
- the LOC123254618 gene encoding protein unc-45 homolog B-like; this encodes MLTAAHKKLCHKMTQVTPQWLEILQRLCLHDRLSVQHRGIVIAYNLLAADQQLGKKLVESELLEILTFVGKQEPDEKRKQVVEAARDCLIKCMDYGFIKPFS